From the Pseudomonadota bacterium genome, one window contains:
- the gloA gene encoding lactoylglutathione lyase, with amino-acid sequence MRFLHTMVRVRNLEESLKFYTEVLGLVKIRHDDYEKGRFSLIFLAAPGDEERARVEKAPVIELTYNWDDEAYEGGRNFGHLAYEVDNIYEFCEHLQKHGVTINRPPRDGWMAFIKSPDGISIELLQKGEKLAPQEPWASMENIGTW; translated from the coding sequence ATGAGATTTTTACACACAATGGTGCGCGTGCGTAACCTAGAAGAATCATTGAAGTTTTACACAGAGGTATTAGGCCTTGTCAAAATCCGTCATGATGATTATGAGAAGGGACGTTTCTCATTGATCTTTCTTGCGGCACCAGGTGATGAAGAGCGTGCGAGAGTAGAAAAGGCACCTGTGATTGAGCTGACTTATAACTGGGATGATGAAGCCTATGAGGGCGGCCGTAATTTTGGCCACCTTGCTTATGAGGTGGATAATATTTATGAATTTTGTGAGCACCTGCAAAAACACGGCGTAACCATTAATCGTCCGCCACGTGACGGGTGGATGGCATTCATTAAGTCACCAGATGGTATTTCAATTGAGCTTCTGCAAAAAGGAGAAAAGCTTGCTCCTCAGGAGCCTTGGGCAAGCATGGAGAACATTGGTACATGGTAG